A genome region from Nocardia sp. NBC_00565 includes the following:
- a CDS encoding aromatic ring-hydroxylating oxygenase subunit alpha has translation MTTLEPTVARSAPLHAAQNSDTFDVADVVQGDRVHGSVYTSPEIFQREMDTIFRTGWVYVAHESEVSEEGDYLTRVIGHDPVVVVRGKDGVVRVLLNRCSHRANKLCNAESGNASNFRCPYHGWTFSNDGSLAAVPMRNGYGDAFKKVRSELGMAEAPRVDSYGGFLFASLSADGVSLKEHLGGATRAIDRVLDLSPTGTIDLRSNWMKHLHHANWKMVVENNVDGYHALFTHASVYDAIKPAKVSHIPSKVEVVVRDIGDGHSEIDYSAEYRKLDEEFVWYGRTPREKLAEYVAALEQAHGAEKAHDALVVGPAHTLIWPNLFLAEMNVMYVEPIDVDRTIAYTTAVMIPGQDRLNERTLRRSEGAMGPAGFLIADDGEIGMRNQAGLAARDPEWLRLSRGLETDETDETGIVNSDKSAETPQRGFYRQWAAVVGQEIRL, from the coding sequence ATGACCACACTCGAACCGACGGTGGCTCGTTCGGCGCCGCTGCACGCTGCGCAGAACTCGGACACGTTCGACGTCGCAGACGTTGTGCAAGGCGACCGAGTACACGGATCGGTGTACACCTCTCCGGAGATCTTCCAGCGGGAGATGGACACCATTTTCCGCACCGGCTGGGTGTACGTGGCCCACGAGAGCGAGGTGAGCGAGGAGGGGGACTACCTGACTCGCGTCATCGGCCACGATCCCGTCGTCGTGGTGCGCGGGAAGGACGGCGTCGTGCGCGTCCTGCTGAATCGTTGCTCGCACCGTGCCAACAAGCTGTGCAACGCGGAATCGGGTAACGCCAGCAACTTTCGGTGCCCCTACCACGGTTGGACCTTCTCCAACGACGGCTCGCTGGCGGCGGTTCCCATGCGGAACGGCTACGGTGACGCGTTCAAGAAGGTGCGCTCGGAACTGGGCATGGCCGAGGCTCCGCGCGTCGACAGCTACGGCGGCTTCCTCTTCGCGTCCCTGTCCGCCGACGGCGTGTCGCTGAAGGAACACCTCGGCGGTGCCACGAGAGCGATCGACCGCGTCCTGGACTTGTCGCCCACCGGCACGATCGACCTGCGGTCGAACTGGATGAAGCACCTGCACCACGCGAACTGGAAGATGGTGGTGGAGAACAACGTCGACGGCTATCACGCCCTGTTCACACACGCGTCGGTCTACGACGCCATCAAGCCAGCGAAGGTCTCGCACATTCCCTCCAAGGTCGAGGTGGTGGTACGAGATATCGGCGACGGACACTCCGAGATCGACTACTCCGCCGAATACCGAAAGCTGGACGAGGAATTCGTCTGGTACGGACGTACGCCGCGGGAGAAGCTGGCGGAATACGTTGCCGCGCTGGAGCAGGCGCACGGCGCGGAGAAGGCGCACGACGCGCTCGTGGTGGGACCCGCGCACACCCTCATCTGGCCGAATCTCTTCCTGGCCGAGATGAACGTGATGTACGTCGAGCCCATCGATGTGGACCGGACGATCGCGTACACCACCGCGGTGATGATCCCCGGACAGGACAGGTTGAACGAGCGCACACTGCGTCGCTCCGAAGGCGCGATGGGGCCCGCCGGATTCCTCATAGCGGACGACGGCGAGATCGGGATGCGCAACCAGGCCGGGCTCGCCGCGCGGGATCCCGAATGGCTTCGCCTGTCGCGCGGCCTCGAGACCGACGAGACCGACGAGACCGGCATCGTGAACAGCGACAAGAGTGCGGAAACTCCTCAGCGCGGGTTCTACCGTCAGTGGGCCGCCGTCGTGGGACAGGAGATCCGACTGTGA
- a CDS encoding class I adenylate-forming enzyme family protein: MLVGDIPRNNARRYPEKTAVVEGGRTHTWSMVDERAGRLARYLVDQGLRKGDRVLVIARNCLEWPEATFALAKAGLVAVPVNIRLAPDELVHVRDDSGARAAIVHTDQIERFGAELVDLDLIVRIGSDDDVNSAVGQEYDTALYRGQHAVLPSVDPDDILFVLYTSGTTGRSKGVVNTHRALLAQAVDTNLVTEGNRSDVFLATTPFFTAGGMVRTVSWTYLGQTMVIHKRFDPQAVIDEIERSGVTFTTFIPTMLQRTLRILEDGPARDMSSLRRISYGSSPVPPGLARKAMDLLGCDLQQRYGLTECGGQATILTPQDHRDMVAGKTSILTSCGQETPMVSIRIVDADGAELPAGEIGEIVIESDANAVGYWNRAEQTSQTFRPTGLWSGDLGFLDDERYLHITGRKTDMIISGGFNVYPAEIERVIGHHGAVEMVAVVGVPDPEWGETPVAVVVPRGDIDVEAVTAELTALCRSELAGYKQPRRFVFRSEFPLGPAGKILKRVIADDLRAVAAG, translated from the coding sequence GTGCTGGTAGGCGACATTCCGCGGAACAACGCGCGGCGATATCCGGAAAAGACCGCAGTGGTCGAGGGCGGACGCACGCACACGTGGTCGATGGTGGACGAGCGGGCCGGTCGGTTGGCCCGTTATCTCGTCGACCAAGGCTTGCGGAAGGGCGACCGCGTGCTCGTGATCGCGCGCAACTGCCTCGAGTGGCCCGAGGCGACGTTCGCGTTGGCCAAGGCGGGACTGGTGGCGGTGCCGGTGAACATACGCCTGGCGCCCGACGAGTTGGTCCATGTGCGCGACGATTCCGGGGCACGCGCGGCGATCGTGCACACCGACCAGATCGAGCGGTTCGGCGCTGAGCTCGTCGACCTCGACCTGATCGTCAGGATCGGCAGCGATGACGACGTGAATTCCGCTGTCGGACAAGAATACGACACCGCCCTGTACCGGGGGCAGCACGCCGTGTTGCCGTCGGTAGACCCGGACGACATCTTGTTCGTGCTCTACACCAGTGGCACCACGGGCAGGTCCAAGGGCGTGGTGAACACGCACCGCGCACTGCTCGCGCAGGCGGTCGACACCAACCTGGTCACCGAGGGAAACCGGTCGGATGTCTTCTTGGCCACCACGCCGTTCTTCACGGCGGGCGGGATGGTCCGCACCGTGTCGTGGACGTATCTCGGACAGACGATGGTGATCCACAAGAGGTTCGACCCGCAGGCGGTCATCGACGAGATCGAGCGCAGCGGAGTCACCTTCACCACATTCATTCCCACGATGCTCCAGCGCACACTGCGCATCCTCGAGGACGGCCCCGCTCGCGACATGTCGAGTCTGCGCCGGATCAGCTACGGCTCGTCACCGGTCCCTCCCGGCTTGGCGCGCAAGGCGATGGACCTGCTCGGCTGCGACCTGCAACAGCGGTACGGACTCACCGAATGTGGTGGCCAAGCAACGATTCTCACGCCGCAGGACCATCGAGACATGGTCGCGGGCAAGACGTCGATCCTCACCTCCTGTGGTCAGGAGACGCCGATGGTCTCGATTCGCATCGTCGACGCCGACGGTGCGGAACTCCCGGCCGGTGAGATCGGTGAGATCGTCATCGAATCCGATGCCAACGCGGTCGGTTACTGGAACCGAGCCGAGCAGACCTCGCAGACCTTCCGGCCCACGGGTCTGTGGTCCGGCGATCTCGGGTTCCTCGACGACGAGCGGTACCTGCACATCACCGGCCGGAAGACCGACATGATCATCTCGGGCGGATTCAACGTCTATCCGGCGGAGATCGAACGCGTCATCGGGCACCACGGTGCCGTGGAAATGGTGGCGGTCGTAGGTGTTCCGGATCCCGAGTGGGGTGAGACTCCTGTCGCCGTGGTGGTACCACGCGGCGATATCGACGTCGAGGCGGTCACTGCCGAACTCACCGCGCTCTGCCGGTCCGAGCTCGCCGGATACAAGCAGCCTCGACGTTTCGTGTTCCGAAGCGAGTTTCCGCTGGGTCCGGCCGGCAAAATTCTCAAGCGCGTCATCGCCGACGATCTTCGCGCAGTAGCAGCCGGATAA
- a CDS encoding Zn-ribbon domain-containing OB-fold protein, producing MTVTTETDTATDWLLDDGLAPQSDGDPMAPLYDGAARGELVLPFCVRCDVPLDLEQQVCDRCGSFEKDWRSTELVGIVHSSTLMHRLEAGLVTATTPYPIIDVELAGGHRLIMTTIDPTSTAPRIGDAVLIGFRTLGGVSIPAARINPAPLDTEARP from the coding sequence ATGACCGTCACCACCGAAACCGACACGGCGACCGACTGGCTTCTCGATGACGGGCTGGCGCCACAGTCCGACGGGGATCCGATGGCCCCGCTGTACGACGGAGCGGCTCGCGGCGAGTTGGTGCTGCCCTTCTGCGTCCGCTGCGACGTCCCGCTCGATCTCGAACAACAGGTGTGTGATCGGTGCGGCTCGTTCGAAAAGGATTGGCGATCAACCGAACTCGTGGGAATTGTCCACTCGTCCACCCTGATGCACCGTCTCGAAGCCGGATTGGTCACGGCGACCACGCCGTACCCGATCATCGATGTGGAACTGGCCGGTGGTCACCGGCTGATCATGACGACGATCGACCCCACTTCGACGGCGCCGCGAATCGGTGACGCCGTGCTCATCGGATTTCGCACACTCGGCGGCGTCTCGATTCCTGCTGCCCGCATCAATCCCGCTCCACTCGATACGGAGGCCCGCCCATGA
- a CDS encoding thiolase family protein, which yields MTTPAIVGFGMTQMSLTPGASPLVLACTATRSAVTDAGLDLSDIDGLLVGSSQGIRPDRLGVAFAGQGGFGDLRLLEHIEIKGATTIAMIQHARGAVASGAARAVVCVFADAPLTVGKAAGSTYAHSGGRSGARGLERASGVLGSVPTYALLTNRWMHTSGGSADDLCAVATTTRDWAQRNPDAVVRSPLDRDGYYASPMIAEPLRRLDCARPVNGAVAVVVTADPAIGTGPRVTIRGVGRDHPVRHRRSGRESWFGGGRRAVDDALAEAGMTRGDLDAAQLYDPFSAVTLMLLEEYDLTGGARAGDFVRAGETGPGGVLPTNTGGGQLSGFYLQGMTPLSEAVVQLRGQGGERQVDGANTALVGGIGGRVDHHAALVLERAA from the coding sequence ATGACCACTCCCGCGATCGTGGGCTTCGGAATGACCCAGATGTCGTTGACACCCGGCGCATCTCCACTGGTGCTCGCCTGCACCGCGACTCGCTCGGCGGTTACCGACGCTGGTCTCGACCTCTCCGACATCGACGGCCTGCTGGTTGGTTCGTCACAGGGCATTCGCCCGGACCGTCTCGGAGTGGCGTTTGCCGGTCAGGGCGGATTCGGCGACCTACGACTGCTCGAACACATCGAAATCAAAGGCGCGACAACCATCGCGATGATTCAGCACGCGCGTGGCGCGGTCGCGTCCGGAGCGGCTCGGGCGGTGGTCTGCGTGTTCGCCGACGCGCCCCTCACCGTGGGTAAGGCCGCGGGCTCGACGTACGCGCACAGCGGTGGTCGCAGCGGTGCACGCGGCCTCGAACGCGCGTCCGGCGTACTCGGCTCCGTACCGACCTATGCGCTGCTGACCAACCGCTGGATGCACACCAGCGGGGGAAGCGCCGACGATCTCTGCGCCGTCGCCACCACCACCCGCGACTGGGCGCAGCGCAACCCCGACGCCGTCGTGCGTTCCCCGCTCGACCGTGACGGGTACTACGCCAGCCCGATGATCGCCGAACCACTGCGCCGACTCGATTGCGCACGACCGGTCAACGGTGCTGTCGCGGTCGTCGTCACCGCGGACCCGGCGATCGGCACCGGCCCACGCGTCACGATTCGGGGAGTCGGGCGTGATCACCCGGTTCGTCACCGACGGTCCGGCCGCGAATCCTGGTTCGGCGGTGGTCGCCGTGCCGTGGACGACGCGTTGGCCGAAGCCGGAATGACCCGCGGCGATCTCGACGCCGCCCAGCTCTACGACCCCTTCTCGGCGGTGACGCTGATGCTGCTCGAGGAGTACGACCTGACCGGCGGTGCCAGGGCCGGTGATTTCGTCCGGGCCGGCGAAACCGGCCCGGGCGGTGTACTGCCGACCAATACGGGCGGCGGCCAGCTCTCCGGCTTCTACCTTCAGGGGATGACGCCGTTGTCCGAGGCTGTCGTGCAACTGCGCGGCCAGGGCGGCGAGCGTCAGGTGGACGGTGCGAATACCGCCTTGGTGGGTGGCATCGGTGGCCGCGTCGACCACCACGCCGCACTCGTGCTCGAGCGTGCCGCATGA
- a CDS encoding aromatic-ring-hydroxylating dioxygenase subunit beta, with protein sequence MTTTEDTGTEAAADVASTLTPLPAPDADVAGFLYLESRLADEGRYSEWELLWADDALYWVPMHPDTDPRTQLSYIYDNRRRIKSRVAQLNTGNRHSQTPPSVMRRMLSNMEVLETTEDTVTVGSNFVVFEYRHTQRIWAGRVIHTVRRTDVGFELVSKTVHLVGAGGPLDTLAFLI encoded by the coding sequence GTGACCACCACCGAAGACACCGGCACCGAAGCCGCGGCCGATGTCGCGAGCACATTGACACCGCTGCCCGCGCCGGACGCCGATGTGGCCGGCTTCCTGTATCTGGAGTCCCGCCTGGCAGACGAGGGACGGTACTCCGAGTGGGAATTGCTGTGGGCCGACGACGCACTCTACTGGGTGCCGATGCATCCGGATACCGATCCGCGGACACAACTGTCCTACATCTACGACAACCGTCGACGCATCAAGTCTCGTGTCGCGCAGCTCAATACCGGAAATCGGCACTCGCAGACGCCACCGTCGGTCATGCGACGCATGCTGAGCAACATGGAGGTCCTGGAGACCACCGAGGACACGGTGACGGTGGGTTCGAACTTCGTGGTGTTCGAGTATCGCCACACCCAACGCATCTGGGCCGGACGCGTGATCCATACCGTGCGCCGCACCGACGTCGGATTCGAACTCGTTTCCAAGACAGTGCATCTCGTCGGTGCGGGGGGACCGCTCGACACTCTCGCGTTCCTGATCTGA
- a CDS encoding enoyl-CoA hydratase/isomerase family protein: MTSDSARTEFTTIEFEVAEHIATITLNRPDRLNCFNEAMAGEMIRVWARVRDDDDIHVAVLRANGERAFCTGVDLSAGAWWADRNRWNQEDPGVSLGPRHHRVWKPVICAVQGMAAGGAMYFINESDIVICSEDATFFDPHANGGMVSSLEPIGMLARGVAFGEVMRWALLGSDERMTADTALRAGIVTEVTPTSELRTRAHRLATEIAARRPEAIQGTVRAIWESIDMSPSMAKRHGLSYTQIGNPGEGRTDSRKTKRAPRFR, from the coding sequence ATGACCTCCGACAGTGCCCGCACCGAGTTCACCACCATCGAATTCGAGGTGGCCGAGCACATAGCGACGATCACGTTGAATCGTCCCGATCGCCTGAACTGCTTCAACGAGGCCATGGCCGGGGAAATGATTCGGGTGTGGGCGCGAGTTCGTGACGATGACGACATCCACGTGGCAGTGCTGCGCGCCAACGGAGAACGCGCGTTCTGCACCGGAGTCGATCTGAGCGCGGGAGCGTGGTGGGCCGACCGCAACCGGTGGAATCAGGAAGATCCCGGCGTATCGCTCGGGCCTCGGCACCATCGCGTCTGGAAGCCGGTGATCTGCGCGGTGCAGGGCATGGCCGCGGGCGGGGCGATGTACTTCATCAACGAATCCGACATCGTGATCTGTTCCGAGGACGCGACGTTCTTCGACCCGCACGCCAATGGTGGCATGGTCTCCTCGTTGGAGCCGATCGGAATGCTCGCTCGCGGCGTCGCATTCGGCGAGGTGATGCGATGGGCGCTGCTCGGTAGCGACGAACGTATGACCGCGGACACGGCACTGCGGGCCGGGATCGTCACCGAGGTGACGCCGACTTCGGAACTGCGAACCCGTGCGCATCGGCTGGCCACCGAGATCGCTGCTCGTCGGCCCGAGGCAATTCAGGGAACCGTGCGCGCGATCTGGGAGTCGATCGATATGAGCCCCTCGATGGCAAAGCGACACGGACTGTCGTACACGCAGATCGGCAATCCGGGGGAAGGTCGCACCGACTCGCGCAAGACCAAGCGCGCACCTCGATTCCGTTGA